A stretch of DNA from Desulfosarcina ovata subsp. ovata:
TTTTGAGTGGCGGTTCTGGATACCAAGCGGTACAGCCAAAAGTCCCATCGCCAGGCAGGCGAATGGGATGGAGAACTTGCGGTGATATTTGATCAGTGCCCGCCTGTAGCCGCTGCCTTTCTTTTGTTGGCGCTGCAAGTAGGCCCGCAGTTCTTTGAGCATCATTTCATTAATCCGTTTTTTCGAGATATTCACCGCGGACATGGCACCTTTGAGATCCAGCCGGATATCGTAGGTTTTGAAGTGGATGGTGTACGATGATTGCTTCACCGGATCCACCTGGCTGATCATGCCGTCGAACAGCCGCAACTGGTAGAGCATTTTTTCCGGTTCGCCAAAGAGTTCGCCGGTCCGCGCAACCACCGTATTCGCGGCACCGCCTGCACGGCTGTCCTCGATGAGCACCTGCTGCAAATGGCCGCTCTGCGGCTCAATGCGGTTAACGTAAATCATCACATCCTTGAAACTATCGTTAAATGTCCGCTCTTTCAAGCTAACGTTCAGGTTTGCCGTAGCGACCTCGAACAGCAGCGTTTTGAACCGATGGGCCCCCATGGGCACACCGGCAATGGTCATGCAGCCGGTCAACAGGGTACCCACCAGGCTGAAAGCCAGAACCGGCGGCAGCAGTCGGTAGATACTCACCCCGCCGGCCTTGAGAGCCATAATCTCGTTATCGCTGGACATCCGCAATAATGCCAGAAGAACCGCCATCATGACGGACATGGGAATGACATACTGCAGAAAGTAAGGCATGGTATAAATCAGCATGAGGCACACCGGCCCGATGCCGACATTGTGATTGACGATCATGTCGGTGATGTCGAGAATCTGTTTCATCAGGAAGATGAAGGAGAAAAAAGCCATATTGATAAAAAAAGGCGGCAGCATCTCCAAAAACAGATAGCGGAAGAGGATGGAAAATGGGTTAATCACAATATATCTTTATCGTGCAAGTTTCTCTCAATCCGGAAAGTATCCCGCCAATCATCATCGGCAGCCCGATTCACAAACAGTTTTTAATCCTAAAGGATCTCGAAGGAAAAGGAAACGAAAAAAATGTGGGAATTCAGATCAGATAGCTCACCACCGCCTCGGCCGCCCGCTCGCCGTCCACGGCGCAGGAAACGATACCGCCGGCATACCCGGCCCCCTCGCCGCAGGGAAACAGCCCGTCCAGGTCGATGTGCTGCAATGTCTGCGGATGTCGCGGAATTCTGACCGGCGACGAGGTTCGCGATTCCACCCCCACGACCACCGCGTCGTTGGTGAGAAAACCTTTCAACCGTCGATCAAAAGCTTTGAATCCGGCCTGCAAACGACGGCCAATGGGCGCGGGAAGCCAAGCGGAAAGCGGTGAGGCCGTCACCCCTGGCGGGTAGGAGCACTTCGGCAGCGTGCTGGAGGGCCTGCCGGCAACAAAATCGGCCAGGCGCTGGGCCGGCGCCACTACTCCGCCACCGCCATTCTGAAAAGCCAGCCTTTCAAGGGTCTCCTGGTAATCCAGCCCGGCCAGCGGGCCTCCGGACGTCAGCCCGGGAATGTCGTCCAGGGTGATCTCCACCACGATACCGGCATTGGCAAACGGCGAATTGCGTTTGGCGAAAGACATGCCATTGACCACCAGGCGATCGGGTTCGGTGGACGCCGGCACGATAAACCCGCCGGGACACATGCAGAAGCTGTATACCCCGCGGCCGTCCACCTGTTGGACCAGACGGTAGGCGGCGGCCGGCAGATGATCGCCCCGGGGCTGGCCGTGGTACTGGATGCGGTCAATGAGCTCCTGGGGGTGTTCCACGCGCACGCCCATGGCAAAGGCCTTGGCTTCCAGCGCAATTCCCTGGCGCAAAAGCATGCCGTAAACATCCCGGGCACTGTGACCGGTGGCCAAAATGACCGCCCGGGCCGCCAGACGGCCGCCATCCCTAAGAACAGCTCCAGCGATCCGCCCACCTATGATGGTCAGTCCCACCACCGCCTGCTGAAAGTGGATCTCGCCGCCATGTCGGAGGATCGTTTCGCGCATGGCCTGCACAATGCCGGGCAGCCGGTTGGAGCCGATGTGGGCATGGGCCTCGTAAAGGATCGCGGCATCGGCACCGTGCTGGTAAAATCGCTGCAGAACGCGTTTATGATCACCCCGCTTTTTGGATCGGGTGTAGAGCTTGCCGTCGGAGAAGGTTCCCGCGCCGCCCTCGCCAAAGGCGTAATTGGAGTCGCTGTCCAGAATACCGCGTCGGTTCAGCGCGGCCACATCCCGGCGACGCGGACCCACCGGTTTGCCCCGCTCGACGACCACCGGTTTGAGGCCCAACTCGAGCAGCCGCAGGGCGGCGAACAACCCCGCAGGCCCGGCCCCGACAATGAGCACTGGTTCAGCGGTCGCCACATTCCGGTATTGAAATACGGGACACTGCGCATCCATGGGCTCATTGTCATCGTATACACTGAGTCCGAGGTTGACCCGGATGGGACGCTTTCTGGCGTCAATGGATCGCCGCGTGAACACGATCCGGTCTGCTGCGACCGGATGGCCCAGCTTACGCCTGGCTGACCGACGGATCGTGTCCAAATCCGCCGCCTCGGCGGGTGACAGCACCAGCGTGATCGCCTCCGGCATGCGGATCAGCCTTTCAGCCGCTGCCGGTTGTGCTCGTAGCGCATCTGCAGAATCTCAACCATCAGGGCAAAGCCCATGGGCAAATAGATATAGGCCTTGGGCACATGCTTGTGTAGCCCCTCCATAAAAATGGTCACGCCGATGGTAATCAGAAATGAGAGCGCCAGAATCTTCTCCATCAATATGGCATCACATAGACGGCACCCATTTCATGCATGGGTACCCCCTCCCTTTTTGTTTCCTGGCACCACTTGACCGTACAAAAACCCATTGATCTCAGCAGGCACTGACCACCCGGCGGCAATTGGCGGTAGTTTTCACCGGAGGCCCGGACGATCACCGTTGTTCCCGGCGTGACCGGCCGATAACTGAAGAAACTGATACCCTGCTCACTGAAGTTAATCAGGCTGCCTTGGATATGTCTGGCATTTGCATGGGTGTGGAGTAACGTGAGTTGACCGTCTCCCCGATGACGTACGAAATTTCGTTTTTCCCGCAATTGTGGCATTCTATACCCTTTCCGGGGTTAGCCCCCATCCATTTCCATCCGTAAGCCTTTCATCCAGCAGGGGAAATGGAATTAGGGGGATCGTTTCTTCGGTCACTGATGGGCAAAGTATTTTTTGGGCCATCTTCCCATTCAGGCATCAATCGGGTAATGGGACTAGCCGGTAATACGAATTGATCCTGTTGGCGTACGACGCCCTGTTTTTCGAACAAAGTATGACGATTGGTGAACCCGGACGGTGGTGCAGAAACGTGCAATTCGAGAAGGATTAAAGGATTTCAGCAAGCATGAAACAACAGATCGGCGTTGGAAACGTTTAAATCAAAAAGGTACCGTCATGATTGATGATAATATATCGACTGGCGGTATGGGTCAAGCCATTTTGTAAAATGTCTACCCGGAAATGGGCACTTTTTTTGTTTAAATTTGGCGGCACCGGGATCGTCAGCCGCGATTGCGACCCCGGTGCAGTCGGCGGGTTCGTTGAACCGTAATCGTTTGCGTGACAATAAAAACCATTTCAACCCACGCCATCCGTCTCCGCTCAGGCCGACATGGATTCACTGGCGGCCACTGCACGATACAAGGGAATGAGACTCTCGAACAAACTGGCCAGTTCCGTGACGATCGCCTTTTCCTTTCCAATTGCTGCCGATTTTTCCAGACGTTTTTCGATTCTCAAATCAACGGGGCTGTTTTCCGCTGCAGACGACAAAAAATGACAAAGGCCATCAATGGCCGTCGCATCGCCGTCACCTTGATGATGGCTCCATGCACCCTCACAGGCTTCTATTGTACCGGTAAAAGCCTTTCCCGTCAGGTCGCAGACCACCAGCTGCAAAGAGGTACAAAGCTCTCTCAGCCAATCTTCATTTTCCGTTTTACCCAGCCACGTCATTAACGCCTGCCAATCGCCTTTATCGCTCACTGCCGCATCCACGCTACGCGGAAGATGAAACCCGAAGCAAAGCTGTTTGGGTTCCAGCCGGGCATAGAATTTCGCCTGAAGCGGCAAATCCGACTGTTTTTGTCTTTTCATATCCAACCAATGGACCTCGGGTTTGCGCATGACCGCCCATGAGTTGAATTTGAATTCGCCCCCCTTCATCTGGCGGGCCAGCGATCCCCCCAGTTGCCCCCTTCCCCGCCAGGTGGTGCGGGTCACTGAATCGGAAAAGTCACCATCCACAACCCCCTCAAACGGTTTGGCCGCGCTTGCCCCCCCACCTTTCGCTTTTTTGGTACGGGCAGCTTTTTGTGCATCCTCCAGTTCCTGCTCATGGCGCATTCTTTCGATGATACGCTGCTGCAGGGCGATGGGTGTAGAGACTTCTTCCCCGTCTTCCCAACGGATATCCATAGAGTCCCTATGGATAGCAATCACTTCAAAAACGCCTTTCATGTTTTCATACTTTTCACCGACTTCAAAATGGACATGCTCTGTCATACGGTTCTCCTTATCAGATAATTCCCGGGCAGCAGGTAAACGGCCAACGTACACGCGCAGCAGAGGCCCGGGATGAAAGGGCCATCCCCCTTTGCGTGTCCGTCTGTCCCATGGTTAAAATTTCTTTACACCCAAACGAAACAGTCAGAAGGCATGAACAAATCTTAAGGCAAGGAAATTGACCATGGCCGTTTTCACAGCATTCGTCTTTTTTCCGCCATGTTTATAACGGAAAAAAATGGTCTCGCCCCACAGACCGCACCGGATATGATTCAATCAGGTGAAAATATGGTATAACTTTATCGGGTGCCCGAACGTTTGTCAAATTGCCCTTAAAACGGCGGGAACAATATAAAATAACGCCGATACGGCCATTTTCAAGCCGCGCCGGCGTTATTCACTGGAATCGTCAAGCAAAGGCAGGTTGAAGAAACGGCGCAATCCTGGCCCTAACCATGCCTACTTGCAGGGGCCGGTCCGTTTTCCGCTCATTTTGGTGATCATTACCATCCCCATGGTCTCCGTCTTCATCTCGCCATCAAAACGGTCGCCATGGTAAGTGATTTTGCCCTTGCCGGTCATCGCCCCCCCTTGCGTATTACATTGCATCGTCCATGACACCGTGCTACCAACCGTCTGCATATCCGTGATCGTGCAGTCCTCCTGGCCGGGCGAACTGCTTTGGGGCACGGCATTTTCCTTGGTGATACACTGGGAAAAAGTGACCGGCGGAACGGTCATGCCCTGCATGTTGACCTGGGATGTAATTTCCCACATGCCATCCTGCAGATCGATCTCAGTCCCGGCATGGGCAAGCGTGCCGCCGACCACCACCACCCAACCTAGAAAAGCCACCACCATCAGCGTTCTCGACATCATTGATTTCCTCCCTTTTTTTGATTTTATCCTCTCAAGATACCCCGCATCACCGCGTCTGCCCGTGCAGTCCCCGTAAGGACCATGGCGGATGCGAGTTCTCCTGTTTTTTTAAGCCACTGTAAAAAAAATCGCTGGCCGTGTGACCGGATCTGTCACAACCGGGTGCTAATCTGTCAACCATACCAACAAAAACCCCTTAACCAGGAGGACGATCATGCGCAAACACGAACTGACCAGCCGCTACCATGATTTTTTCGAGTATTTCGGAAACACCGAGATCCAGCGCATCCGGCAACGGGCCGGCCGGACCCTGCGGAGGGACTGGATCATTTTCGACACGGTTGAAGAAGC
This window harbors:
- a CDS encoding molecular chaperone DnaJ, with translation MEKILALSFLITIGVTIFMEGLHKHVPKAYIYLPMGFALMVEILQMRYEHNRQRLKG
- the lptF gene encoding LPS export ABC transporter permease LptF translates to MINPFSILFRYLFLEMLPPFFINMAFFSFIFLMKQILDITDMIVNHNVGIGPVCLMLIYTMPYFLQYVIPMSVMMAVLLALLRMSSDNEIMALKAGGVSIYRLLPPVLAFSLVGTLLTGCMTIAGVPMGAHRFKTLLFEVATANLNVSLKERTFNDSFKDVMIYVNRIEPQSGHLQQVLIEDSRAGGAANTVVARTGELFGEPEKMLYQLRLFDGMISQVDPVKQSSYTIHFKTYDIRLDLKGAMSAVNISKKRINEMMLKELRAYLQRQQKKGSGYRRALIKYHRKFSIPFACLAMGLLAVPLGIQNRHSKKSFGIGLGLFFFLFYYILLSVGTTMGENGYYPPVVGMWMPNAVLGGFAIFLLSRATREKSVDFFWFGTLISGVARRLAKQ
- a CDS encoding DUF3617 domain-containing protein encodes the protein MMSRTLMVVAFLGWVVVVGGTLAHAGTEIDLQDGMWEITSQVNMQGMTVPPVTFSQCITKENAVPQSSSPGQEDCTITDMQTVGSTVSWTMQCNTQGGAMTGKGKITYHGDRFDGEMKTETMGMVMITKMSGKRTGPCK
- a CDS encoding NAD(P)/FAD-dependent oxidoreductase; the encoded protein is MPEAITLVLSPAEAADLDTIRRSARRKLGHPVAADRIVFTRRSIDARKRPIRVNLGLSVYDDNEPMDAQCPVFQYRNVATAEPVLIVGAGPAGLFAALRLLELGLKPVVVERGKPVGPRRRDVAALNRRGILDSDSNYAFGEGGAGTFSDGKLYTRSKKRGDHKRVLQRFYQHGADAAILYEAHAHIGSNRLPGIVQAMRETILRHGGEIHFQQAVVGLTIIGGRIAGAVLRDGGRLAARAVILATGHSARDVYGMLLRQGIALEAKAFAMGVRVEHPQELIDRIQYHGQPRGDHLPAAAYRLVQQVDGRGVYSFCMCPGGFIVPASTEPDRLVVNGMSFAKRNSPFANAGIVVEITLDDIPGLTSGGPLAGLDYQETLERLAFQNGGGGVVAPAQRLADFVAGRPSSTLPKCSYPPGVTASPLSAWLPAPIGRRLQAGFKAFDRRLKGFLTNDAVVVGVESRTSSPVRIPRHPQTLQHIDLDGLFPCGEGAGYAGGIVSCAVDGERAAEAVVSYLI